A single genomic interval of Penaeus vannamei isolate JL-2024 chromosome 33, ASM4276789v1, whole genome shotgun sequence harbors:
- the LOC113828031 gene encoding uncharacterized protein yields the protein MPPYKAVHSLKAFAKDKVMYNVCAVILDEIFFTEEENWDIFGPPRLSTRLSIVRDILASSLTPTLLEDLLNTILSKDEAVEATVRYLALQLLLVEGVRNLMIGNFPESYYEWVLEATGLNGAGIQTLDLRGVWIREEHRYFLIKALRKLQDVRKLTLRYTCDDEMLATLGKYCLKLQKLDISGSARVTVDGLKQLCENTSRTHDTHLTQTLQIVDLGGPGSQNLSVDLACYLLRTLPHLVSLGSYERTGAALEILHKKCPEKQFGLKYLHDVITTSGRHFAICKACPHLQAIYLDSPKDIAVHFLDMLDNLSEVKLHKVRWNDVLVMLKKMGSRIRSLFLLTVFGQVDMIELGSLCPNLIRLEIHNVSLSCSDTTHRNAFHGIKELYIYNSQISTTCVKLIMNQCLNVEHLTLGDCAQLTDPAIILSMRDHSLRHVKEIWFGVAQNLTMRTIDALIEHCPLLTSLGNLAAWSVHPDDINLLRVQCMVTNVDLALHEYGPDEEEQWIPIEAI from the coding sequence ATGCCTCCGTATAAAGCAGTGCACAGTCTCAAGGCCTTTGCGAAAGACAAGGTCATGTACAACGTTTGTGCTGTGATCCTCGACGAAATCTTCTTCACCGAGGAGGAGAACTGGGACATTTTCGGGCCTCCGAGGCTGTCCACGAGGCTTAGCATCGTCCGGGACATCCTTGCGagctccctcactcccaccctcctcgaAGACCTCCTGAATACCATCCTCTCCAAGGACGAGGCGGTGGAGGCAACGGTCCGCTACCTcgccctccagctcctcctcgtgGAGGGTGTTCGGAATCTAATGATCGGTAACTTCCCGGAGTCCTATTACGAGTGGGTACTAGAGGCGACCGGTTTGAACGGAGCGGGTATCCAGACCCTCGACCTCCGCGGTGTATGGATACGGGAGGAACACAGGTACTTCCTCATCAAGGCTCTGCGGAAGCTCCAAGATGTCAGGAAGCTCACTCTGCGCTACACCTGTGACGACGAGATGCTGGCGACGCTCGGGAAGTATTGTCTCAAGCTCCAGAAACTCGATATCTCTGGCTCCGCGAGAGTCACAGTAGATGGATTGAAACAGCTCTGTGAGAACACGTCTCGCACCCACGATACACATCTCACCCAGACGTTGCAGATAGTCGATCTAGGGGGCCCCGGGTCACAGAATCTAAGTGTTGACCTAGCTTGCTACCTTTTGAGGACCTTACCTCACCTAGTAAGTCTTGGCTCCTATGAGCGCACAGGGGCTGCACTCGAGATCCTGCATAAGAAATGTCCAGAAAAACAATTCGGTTTGAAGTACTTGCACGACGTCATCACAACGAGTGGTCGACATTTTGCTATTTGCAAAGCGTGTCCACACCTACAAGCCATATATTTGGACAGTCCGAAAGACATAGCCGTCCATTTCCTTGATATGTTGGACAATCTTTCAGAAGTCAAATTGCATAAAGTAAGATGGAATGACGTCCTGGTTATGCTGAAGAAAATGGGCTCGAGAATACGCAGTTTATTTTTACTGACAGTTTTTGGGCAAGTTGATATGATAGAGTTAGGAAGCCTGTGCCCCAACCTCATTCGTTTGGAGATCCACAATGTCTCGCTGTCATGCTCTGACACCACCCACAGAAATGCTTTCCACGGTATTaaagaactatatatatacaacagccAGATAAGCACCACATGCGTCAAGCTTATCATGAACCAGTGCTTGAATGTAGAGCACCTAACACTTGGAGACTGCGCCCAACTCACAGATCCTGCAATTATCCTTAGCATGAGGGACCACTCACTGCGCCACGTCAAAGAAATCTGGTTCGGTGTTGCCCAAAACCTTACCATGCGTACCATCGACGCCTTGATAGAGCACTGTCCTCTCCTTACAAGTCTGGGTAACTTAGCTGCCTGGAGTGTTCACCCAGATGACATTAATCTCTTAAGAGTCCAGTGTATGGTAACCAATGTTGATTTAGCATTACATGAGTATGGCCCTGATGAGGAAGAGCAGTGGATACCTATTGAGGCTATTTAA